A stretch of the Patescibacteria group bacterium genome encodes the following:
- a CDS encoding TRAM domain-containing protein has protein sequence MIFKRNSDKSDEPSSIPSAQSGAALVDTSVIIDARIADIAKAGFAPGKLLIPRFVLAELQNIADSSDAMRRGRGRRGLETLNTMRDNGVDMEVIEDDVSDIPEVDAKLVRLGRTHGVSVLTTDYNLNRVASIEGVRVLNINELANAVRPVILPGEHMQIKVVQPGKERGQGVGYLADGTMVVVDSGDKLIGQEVDVEITRVFQTVAGKMLFSVPQGVKPQGDGKASRKLTKAEIPQQPSNGRSNGDRPKRGPKPDNGKNGRPQGPKAQTDSRPQPNKDRAERRPRKRVSPTQRLEDSLLEMTKAE, from the coding sequence ATGATTTTTAAACGTAATTCTGATAAATCCGACGAACCGAGCTCTATCCCATCCGCTCAAAGCGGTGCCGCTTTGGTTGATACCTCGGTTATTATTGACGCCCGTATCGCTGACATCGCCAAAGCCGGTTTTGCTCCAGGCAAGCTACTGATCCCACGCTTTGTATTAGCTGAGCTGCAGAACATTGCCGACTCAAGTGACGCCATGCGTCGTGGACGCGGTCGTCGCGGGCTAGAGACGCTCAACACCATGCGCGACAACGGTGTAGACATGGAAGTGATTGAGGATGATGTTTCGGATATCCCCGAAGTTGACGCTAAGTTGGTGCGACTTGGTCGTACTCATGGCGTGAGCGTCCTTACCACCGACTACAACCTTAACCGCGTGGCCAGCATTGAAGGTGTGCGAGTGCTTAACATTAACGAGCTAGCTAATGCGGTGCGACCGGTTATTTTGCCAGGAGAGCATATGCAGATCAAGGTGGTTCAGCCGGGCAAGGAGCGCGGCCAGGGTGTTGGCTACCTAGCCGACGGTACCATGGTGGTGGTTGATAGCGGCGATAAGCTGATCGGCCAGGAGGTTGATGTCGAGATCACCCGGGTGTTCCAAACCGTTGCTGGGAAGATGCTGTTTTCGGTACCTCAGGGTGTTAAGCCCCAGGGTGACGGCAAGGCTTCGCGCAAGCTAACTAAGGCCGAGATTCCGCAGCAACCAAGCAATGGCCGCAGTAATGGAGATCGCCCCAAGCGTGGCCCCAAGCCAGATAATGGCAAAAACGGTCGCCCACAGGGACCTAAGGCACAGACAGACTCAAGGCCACAACCAAACAAGGATCGAGCAGAACGTCGTCCGCGTAAACGAGTTAGCCCAACTCAGCGGCTAGAAGATAGCTTGCTTGAGATGACCAAGGCCGAGTAA